The Rhodococcus sp. ABRD24 genome contains the following window.
CGCGGACCGGGAGATCGTCGCCGCGGACGAGAACGTGGCCGCGCTCACCTTCGTGGCTGTCGACGGCGGCGATCTACCCGCATGGCAGCCCGGGTGCCATCTCGACTTCCACCTGCCGTCCGGCCTGCGTCGGCAGTACTCTTTGTGCGGCGACCCTGCCGACCGCGGTCGCTACCGGATAGCCGTCCGATCCATCCCCGAAGGAGGCGGTGGCTCGATCGAGATGCACGGTCTCCTCCCGGGGACCGCTGTCACGGTGCGTGGGCCACGCAACGGGTTCCCATTCGTGCCGACCGGCAGCGCGTTGTTCGTCGCCGGCGGTATCGGCATCACCCCGATCATCGCGATGGTCCGGGCCGCCCGCGCAGCCGGAATCGACTGGCAGTTCGTCTATTCCGGTCGTTCACGCGAATCCATGCCGTTCCTCGACGAGATCGAGACATGGGAATCCGAACGAGTGTTTGTTCGACCCGATGACGAGTTCGGTCGGCCCACCGCGGGAGAACTGCTGCGGCGGGCACCGGCCGGGGGAGCGGTGTACTGCTGCGGACCCACCCCGATGCTCGACGCCGTTCGGGACCGTTTCGCCGATACCGGCGCCACGGCCCTGCACTTCGAACGGTTCGGCGCGCCAACAGTTCTCGACGGAACTCCGTTCGAGGTGGAACTGGCGAGTACCGGCGAAGTGTTGCCCGTGCGGGCCGACGAGTCGGCGCTCGCGGTGATCCGGAACCGGATGCCCGGCGTCGGCTACTCCTGTCAGCAGGGCTTCTGCGGCACGTGCCGAGTGCACGTGCTGTCGGGAACCCCCGAGCATCGCGAGACGCGGTTGACGCGGCAGGAGCAAGAGGACGAGATGCTGATCTGCGTGTCCCGGTCCGTAGGTGGTCGTTTGACGCTCGACCTATGACCCCTGATCTGGACCGAACTTCTGAGCGGGAGGAACTTTCATGAGCGGGATCCACTCCGGCGAGACGCAGCCCCGGCTTCGCCTCGTGACCCGCGGCAACGTCCAGCTCGCGGTGTTCGAGCAGGGCAACCCGGACGGGGAGACTTTGGTACTGGTGCACGGCTGGCCCGACACCCACGAGTTGTGGCGGTCCGTGACTGCCCATCTCGAGGACCGGTTCCGGATCGTCAGTTACGACACCCGCGGTGCCGGTGCGAGTACCTCACCGACGGCAGTATCCGCGTACCGACTCGAGGAACTGGCCCGCGACCTGACCTCGGTGATCGACGCCGTCAGCCCTGATGCGCCTGTGCACGTGCTCGCGCACGACTGGGGTGCGGTCGAGGCGTGGGAGGCGGTGTGTGAGCCGGGTGCGGAGATGCGGATCGCGTCGTACACGTCCATCTCGGGGCCGAACCTCGATCACCTGGGTGGGTGGATGCGGCGTTCGCTCGCACAGGGCCGAGTGGCGGGGCCGTTATCGCAGGCCGCGGCGTCGGCGTACACCCTCCTGTTCCAGATCCCGGTGCTCGGCACTCTGCCGTTCCGGCTGGGCCTGTGGCGGATCTGGCCGACGTTCCTGCGGTTGTTCGACCGCTTGGACCCTGCGCTGGTCCGGCCGGCGCCGTCGCTGCGGTCGGACATGGTGACCGGCCTCAAGCGCTACCGGGCCAACATCCGGCCGCGACTGTTCCACCCGCGCGAGCGCCGCACCGCTGTTCCGGTGCAGTTGATCCTCAACCGGCAGGACCGGGCGGTTCGTCCGGTCAGCTATGAGGACATCGGGCAGTGGGTCTCGGACCTGCGTCGAAGGGAGCTGCCAGCCGGACACTGGTCGCCGATCTCGCACGGCCGCGACGTGGCCAGACTGACGGCTGAGTTCGTTGATGATCTTCGTGGGGGTGCTGCGGCGGACAGCGCTGAGGTCGGTCCGGTCTAGGGTCCTACCCGCTGGGGCCCGAGAAAAGTCGCCTGTGGGGCAGCTGGGGGCGTGTTAGGTGCCTTGTATGTCGGTGAGGACAAGTAAGATGGCCGGGTAACTAGCGGCGAATCTCGACACCCCGCTCGCGGTGCCTCGTTGTGTGTGGCTGCGGTAACACTCGGCCACTCTCCTTCGGAGCGCAGTGTAGAGCTGTGTCGGCACACTACGGAGAAGGAGAGCTACCCACCCGTGGCTGCCCAGAAGTCAGACAAGAGCAACACATACGGCGCTTCCTCCATCACCGTTCTCGAAGGGCTGGAAGCCGTCCGCAAGCGTCCCGGCATGTACATCGGTTCCACCGGTGAACGCGGCCTGCACCACCTGATCTGGGAGGTCGTCGACAACTCGGTCGACGAGGCGATGGCCGGCTATGCGAGCAAGGTCGAGGTGACCATGCTCGAGGACGGTGGCATCCAGGTCGTCGACGACGGCCGCGGTATCCCCGTCGCGATGCACGCTTCCGGTGCCCCCACCGTCGAGGTCGTCATGACTCAGCTGCACGCGGGCGGCAAGTTCGACTCCGACGCGTACGCGGTGTCCGGCGGTCTCCACGGCGTCGGTATCTCGGTCGTGAATGCGCTCTCGACCAAGGTCGAAGTCGATATCAAGGTCGACGGCTACCACTGGTTCCAGACGTACACGTACGCCAAGCCGGGTCCGCTGGTGCAGGGCGAGCCTACGTCCGAGACCGGCACCACGATCCGCTTCTGGTCGGACCCGCAGATCTTCGAGACCACGGTCTACAACTTCGAGACGGTCGCTCGTCGCCTGCAGGAGATGGCGTTCCTCAACAAGGGACTGACCATCACCCTCACCGATGAGCGTGTTACCCCGGACGAGGTGACCGACGACGTCGTCAGCCAGACGGCGGAGGCGCCCAAGACTGCGACCGAGGTCGAGGCGGAGGCGGCTGCGCCGAAGCCCAAGGTCAAGTCTCGGGTCTACCACTACCCGGGCGGTCTCGAAGACTACGTGCGGTTCATCAACCGCACCAAGCAGCCGATCCACAACTCCGTCGTCGGGTTCACCGCGAAGGGAACCGGCCACGAGCTCGAGGTCGCGATGCAGTGGAACTCCGGCTACTCGGAGTCCGTGCACACCTTCGCGAACACGATCAACACCCATGAGGGTGGCACGCACGAGGAGGGCTTCCGATCGGCGCTCACCCTGGTGGTGAAGAAGTACGCCAAGGACAAGAAGCTCGTCAAGGAGAAGGACGCCGAGCTGACCGGTGACGACATCCGTGAGGGTCTCGCCGCGATCCTCTCCGTCAAGGTCGCCGAACCGCAGTTCGAGGGCCAGACCAAGACCAAGCTCGGCAACACCGAGGTCAAGTCGTTCGTGCAGAAGGCATGCAACGAGCACCTGACGCACTGGTTCGAGGCCAACCCCGCGGACGCGAAGGTGATTGTCAACAAGGCGGTTTCGTCGGCGCAGGCCCGGACTGCGGCCCGCAAGGCGCGTGAGCTTGTTCGCCGTAAGAGTGCCACCGACATCGGCGGCCTGCCCGGCAAGCTCGCGGACTGCCGCTCCAACGACCCCTCCAAGTGCGAGGTCTACGTCGTGGAGGGTGACTCCGCCGGTGGCTCGGCCAAGTCCGGCCGTGACTCGATGTACCAGGCGATCCTGCCGCTGCGTGGCAAGATCATCAACGTCGAGAAGGCCCGCATCGATCGCGTCCTCAAGAACACTGAGGTCCAGTCGATCATCACCGCTTTCGGCACCGGCATCCACGACGAGTTCGACATCTCCAAGCTGCGTTACCACAAGATCGTGCTGATGGCGGACGCCGACGTCGACGGCCAGCACATCTCGACGTTGCTGATGACGCTGCTCTTCCGGTTCATGCGTCCGTTGATCGAACAGGGACACGTCTACCTGGCCCAGCCGCCGCTGTACAAGCTCAAGTGGCAGAAGGGCGCCCCGCCGGAGTTCGCATACTCCGATCGCGAGCGTGATGGGCTACTCGAAGCGGGTCTGGCGGCCGGCAAGAAGATCAACAAGGACGACGGCATCCAGCGCTACAAGGGTCTCGGCGAGATGAACGCCAAGGAATTGTGGGAGACCACGATGGATCCGAGCGCGCGGGTGCTGCGTCTGGTGACGCTCGACGACGCCGCCGCTGCGGACGAGCTGTTCAGTGTGCTCATGGGTGAGGACGTCGAGGCGCGTCGCAGCTTCATCACCCGCAACGCCAAGGATGTCCGCTTCCTCGACGTGTAAGTAGGCAGGCGCCTTCGGCGCCCGTGCGTGGTTGACGAGTCCAGGAACTCGCTTACCACGCACAGGCCGCGCAGCGGCCCCACGACTTTGATCAGAAAGTGAGCTCATGACCGACACGACGTTGCCCCCGGAGGAACCGTCGCACGATCGGATCGAACCGGTCGACATTCAGCAGGAGATGCAGTCCAGCTACATCGATTACGCGATGAGCGTGATCGTGGGCCGTGCGCTGCCCGACGTGCGCGACGGACTCAAGCCCGTGCATCGCCGTGTGCTGTATGCGATGTACGACAACGGCTATCGCCCGGACCGCGGCTATGTGAAGTCCGCCCGCCCGGTCGCCGAGACGATGGGTAACTATCACCCTCACGGCGACAGCTCGATCTACGACACCTTGGTGCGCATGGCGCAGCCGTGGTCGCTGCGCTACCCGCTGGTCGACGGCCAGGGCAACTTCGGATCTCGCGGCAACGACGGCGCGGCCGCCATGCGATACACCGAGTGCCGCCTCACCCCGCTCGCCATGGAAATGGTGCGCGAAATCGACCACGAAACAGTCGATTTCGCGCCGAACTACGACGGCAAGACGCAGGAGCCGACGGTTCTCCCGAGCCGCATCCCGAACCTGCTGATCAACGGTTCCGGCGGCATCGCGGTCGGTATGGCCACCAATATTCCGCCGCACAACCTGCGCGAGGTAGCCGAGGCCATCTACTGGGCGCTCGACAACCACGAGGCCGACGAAGAAACCACCCTCGACGCGGTCATGGAGCGGGTCAAGGGACCCGACTTCCCGACCTACGGGTTGATCGTCGGCGGCCAGGGTATCCAGGACGCCTACCGCACCGGCCGTGGATCGGTCCGGATGCGCGGCGTGGTGGAGATCGAGGAGTCCGACAAGGGCGCCACTCAAATCGTCATCACTGAGCTGCCGTACCAGGTCAACCCGGACAACCTGATCACCTCGATCGCCGAACAGGTGCGCGACGGCAAGATCGCCGGTATCTCCAAGATCGAGGATCAGTCCTCGGACCGTGTCGGTATGCGCATCGTCGTCGTCGTCAAGCGGGACGCTGTCGCGAAGGTGGTACTCAACAACCTTTACAAGCATTCGCAGCTGCAGACCAGCTTCGGTTGCAACATGCTGTCCATCGTCGACGGGGTGCCCCGCACCCTGCGCCTGGACCAGATGATCCGGCTGTACACCACCCACCAGCTCGAAGTCATCGTCCGCCGCACGCGTTACCTGCTACGCAAGGCCGAGGAGCGGGCCCATATCCTGCGCGGCCTGGTCAAGGCGCTCGACGCGCTCGACGAAGTCATCCGACTCATTCGCGCGTCGCAGACTGTCGACATCGCGCGTGCGGGTCTGATGGAACTTCTCGACGTCGACGAGATCCAGGCCGACGCGATTCTCGCGATGCAGTTGCGTCGTCTCGCGGCCCTCGAGCGGCAGAAGATCATCGACGAGTTGGCCGAGATCGAACTCGAGATCGCCGATTACCAGGACATTCTGGCCAAGCCGGAGCGTCAGCGCGCGATCGTCCGTGACGAGCTCGCCGAGATTGTCGACAAGTACGGCGACGATCGCCGCACCCGGATCATCGCAGCGGACGGTGACGTCACCGATGAGGACCTCATCGCCCGCGAGGACGTGGTCGTCACGATCACCGAGACGGGCTACGCCAAGCGCACCCGGACAGACCTGTACCGCTCCCAGAAGCGTGGCGGCAAGGGCGTACAGGGTGCCGGGCTCAAGCAGGATGATCTGGTCAAGCACTTCTTCGTCAGCTCCACCCACGACTGGATCTTGTTCTTCACTACGAAGGGCCGGGTATACCGCGCCAAGGCGTACGAGCTGCCCGAGGCGAGCCGTACCGCCCGAGGTCAGCATGTCGCGAACCTGCTGGCGTTCCAGCCGGACGAGCGGATCGCACAGATCATCCAGATCAAGACCTACGAGGACGCCCCGTATCTGGTGCTGGCGACCCGCAACGGCCTGGTCAAGAAGTCCAAGCTCACCGACTTCGACTCCAACCGCAGCGGCGGCATCGTCGCGGTGAACCTGCGCGGTGAGGACGAACTGGTCGGCGTGGTGCTGTGTTCGTCCGACGATGACTTGCTGCTGGTGTCGGCGAAGGGTCAGTCGATCCGATTTGCCGCCACCGACGAGGCGCTGCGCCCGATGGGCCGAGCCACCTCCGGTGTGCAGGGCATGCGGTTCAACCAGGACGACGAGCTGCTTTCGCTCAACGTCGTCCGTGACGACACGTACCTGCTGGTCGCGACGTCCGGCGGCTATGCCAAGCGCACGCCCATCGAGGATTACGTGGCACAGGGTCGCGGCGGAAAGGGTGTTCTCACCATCCAGTACGACCCGAAACGTGGCACCCTGGTTGGTGCGGTCATCGTCGACGACGACGACGAGCTGTACGCGATCACCTCGGGCGGCGGTGTCATCCGTACCGCCGCCAAGCAGGTGCGTAAGGCAGGCCGTCAGACCAAGGGCGTGCGGTTGATGAACCTCGGGGAGGGCGACACCCTGCTCGCAATCGCGCGCAACGCCGATGAGCCCGAAGAAGGCGCTACGGGCTCGGACGATGGAGCGAAGGAGTCCTAGTTGAGTACTCCCCAACAGCCCGGCGAGGGTAAGCAGGGACCGCCTCCGAAGGCCGCCGAGCGGCAGCCTTCGGAGCAGTCGAAGCCGACCCCGCCGGGCGCTGCGGCGGGGTCGCAGAAGCAACCCGCGCCCAGCAGGCCGTCGG
Protein-coding sequences here:
- a CDS encoding PDR/VanB family oxidoreductase, giving the protein MRLSRARDLVIGQDALTRPAAPSDIRGRDRPDRAMKIVEAVADKYLRVLTAYDYDPAVAGHNPDSAMTLVVADREIVAADENVAALTFVAVDGGDLPAWQPGCHLDFHLPSGLRRQYSLCGDPADRGRYRIAVRSIPEGGGGSIEMHGLLPGTAVTVRGPRNGFPFVPTGSALFVAGGIGITPIIAMVRAARAAGIDWQFVYSGRSRESMPFLDEIETWESERVFVRPDDEFGRPTAGELLRRAPAGGAVYCCGPTPMLDAVRDRFADTGATALHFERFGAPTVLDGTPFEVELASTGEVLPVRADESALAVIRNRMPGVGYSCQQGFCGTCRVHVLSGTPEHRETRLTRQEQEDEMLICVSRSVGGRLTLDL
- a CDS encoding alpha/beta fold hydrolase, which gives rise to MSGIHSGETQPRLRLVTRGNVQLAVFEQGNPDGETLVLVHGWPDTHELWRSVTAHLEDRFRIVSYDTRGAGASTSPTAVSAYRLEELARDLTSVIDAVSPDAPVHVLAHDWGAVEAWEAVCEPGAEMRIASYTSISGPNLDHLGGWMRRSLAQGRVAGPLSQAAASAYTLLFQIPVLGTLPFRLGLWRIWPTFLRLFDRLDPALVRPAPSLRSDMVTGLKRYRANIRPRLFHPRERRTAVPVQLILNRQDRAVRPVSYEDIGQWVSDLRRRELPAGHWSPISHGRDVARLTAEFVDDLRGGAAADSAEVGPV
- the gyrB gene encoding DNA topoisomerase (ATP-hydrolyzing) subunit B, with translation MAAQKSDKSNTYGASSITVLEGLEAVRKRPGMYIGSTGERGLHHLIWEVVDNSVDEAMAGYASKVEVTMLEDGGIQVVDDGRGIPVAMHASGAPTVEVVMTQLHAGGKFDSDAYAVSGGLHGVGISVVNALSTKVEVDIKVDGYHWFQTYTYAKPGPLVQGEPTSETGTTIRFWSDPQIFETTVYNFETVARRLQEMAFLNKGLTITLTDERVTPDEVTDDVVSQTAEAPKTATEVEAEAAAPKPKVKSRVYHYPGGLEDYVRFINRTKQPIHNSVVGFTAKGTGHELEVAMQWNSGYSESVHTFANTINTHEGGTHEEGFRSALTLVVKKYAKDKKLVKEKDAELTGDDIREGLAAILSVKVAEPQFEGQTKTKLGNTEVKSFVQKACNEHLTHWFEANPADAKVIVNKAVSSAQARTAARKARELVRRKSATDIGGLPGKLADCRSNDPSKCEVYVVEGDSAGGSAKSGRDSMYQAILPLRGKIINVEKARIDRVLKNTEVQSIITAFGTGIHDEFDISKLRYHKIVLMADADVDGQHISTLLMTLLFRFMRPLIEQGHVYLAQPPLYKLKWQKGAPPEFAYSDRERDGLLEAGLAAGKKINKDDGIQRYKGLGEMNAKELWETTMDPSARVLRLVTLDDAAAADELFSVLMGEDVEARRSFITRNAKDVRFLDV
- the gyrA gene encoding DNA gyrase subunit A, with protein sequence MTDTTLPPEEPSHDRIEPVDIQQEMQSSYIDYAMSVIVGRALPDVRDGLKPVHRRVLYAMYDNGYRPDRGYVKSARPVAETMGNYHPHGDSSIYDTLVRMAQPWSLRYPLVDGQGNFGSRGNDGAAAMRYTECRLTPLAMEMVREIDHETVDFAPNYDGKTQEPTVLPSRIPNLLINGSGGIAVGMATNIPPHNLREVAEAIYWALDNHEADEETTLDAVMERVKGPDFPTYGLIVGGQGIQDAYRTGRGSVRMRGVVEIEESDKGATQIVITELPYQVNPDNLITSIAEQVRDGKIAGISKIEDQSSDRVGMRIVVVVKRDAVAKVVLNNLYKHSQLQTSFGCNMLSIVDGVPRTLRLDQMIRLYTTHQLEVIVRRTRYLLRKAEERAHILRGLVKALDALDEVIRLIRASQTVDIARAGLMELLDVDEIQADAILAMQLRRLAALERQKIIDELAEIELEIADYQDILAKPERQRAIVRDELAEIVDKYGDDRRTRIIAADGDVTDEDLIAREDVVVTITETGYAKRTRTDLYRSQKRGGKGVQGAGLKQDDLVKHFFVSSTHDWILFFTTKGRVYRAKAYELPEASRTARGQHVANLLAFQPDERIAQIIQIKTYEDAPYLVLATRNGLVKKSKLTDFDSNRSGGIVAVNLRGEDELVGVVLCSSDDDLLLVSAKGQSIRFAATDEALRPMGRATSGVQGMRFNQDDELLSLNVVRDDTYLLVATSGGYAKRTPIEDYVAQGRGGKGVLTIQYDPKRGTLVGAVIVDDDDELYAITSGGGVIRTAAKQVRKAGRQTKGVRLMNLGEGDTLLAIARNADEPEEGATGSDDGAKES